A window of the Microcaecilia unicolor chromosome 5, aMicUni1.1, whole genome shotgun sequence genome harbors these coding sequences:
- the ZNF518A gene encoding LOW QUALITY PROTEIN: zinc finger protein 518A (The sequence of the model RefSeq protein was modified relative to this genomic sequence to represent the inferred CDS: inserted 13 bases in 12 codons; deleted 5 bases in 4 codons; substituted 2 bases at 2 genomic stop codons): MQSGKEQLCFDIEQQTTILGDNAPKTFNEIDHNLSIITHNDSSIPVTYQPAFPDKNFSYELKTVKIELPKITISDAISLKHGADGEKKFCLQKRQTARKSLKSGAINGNHSVRPGGQTKHLKVEAEEEGINTTAKILNFSCTKCKDDTKYSPNDLQKHFQLLHRGELPSYPCEMCTFSAHDFQSFKQHRRTHRSTLVKCEICNDEQLYTLLDLTKHFTSKHCVHGHFRCEKCKFSTRDVGTFVQHIHRHNEIQYVCGKCNHVSFTKGESQRHLVVHTGTYPFSCQYCSYSATRKDYIIKHVFALHRDQLCINDKLDKDSCEKRLVKTTSGLKLVLSRYKTGGSKKVLWRQKNTDTGADAVVEINGHALRNTDIDEHXSEDQSQYVEVLHQVKEEKDQTYHNIXRNMEGEDPSAAIIRDKPDGPSVGASCLKDAIHGPTVLMVKNNKISVPANYCAKLWGLRWXNGRQHIVLKLLPTNGQNVNACDLQPEAVEDXHSKGTSRTHEVSSRSTTAHAIKLHMQQFKQPQSVSDAHSLNKANIEKQNTSSTAVQPSSEKTIGTPGAASATQTHTLNSCSKSTRIISQEFENVLVTDQTLQIKTNATKEHVPSQSFSHQNSIHIKSDSSGSPLLLKDRNLDDTAPSSSERLRFSQGQESVHKVRTDYCNPTNEEVYEEYLPNQSFALQSSINSVSSGSSSMKNGNPDDCWFLPSQISTIDRQENIVDTNLTSTSKSNSETFLFEAKQDIVYNTLPETFNEKSNQLENSIDNDSLYTMPEITSVFSLQNEQASGILLQDLPQIRLKRKLXRGNISTPEAKMMKWSSXSLLSIGNTLSSAKYAATTGSLSSLLSTTTKGYMNINSSTTNSDKYCAKQIPITLCNSEKTDRLSQNPSVGPMHXPQSDVLTQQFVNKVCVNAKSPFDIGSLKTRQIRPLTVSEGSNAVLVHSSKKVLVPLHLANQPALSNTHTGKGDPVSGLINKGSRVVLTFSSGTFGAVANVSGNCSQVLGTVNCSKGKISSASKLAMKMDNSSIAYNSSAAAFNDSVSSVANCKSMSLSGPVIIKDSAGVSSKGISSVNKSTVSTLFKKLPMGTSVVQYNTAQTGVVATSDTLQSMKEHQETQQKQSIYAILPNGXPVLLKYVAASRTAXTNNILQDSIVNQNSQPKNSEGMHKNVLLKLLNSASLSLPAVSKNQSQINSTSSLNLKNTQSLQSSSHERRPAIISEVLPDNLIPAKSVWQVLIQQIRTRXITTCKQNSARNPKDKWNIGNKITKSKAHPQKTDKRNSEIVTKLXNRSVKRKPMDDLWEPPTKRTLHRKCKRKNQIENVDQASDISSLAASKDTVRTLRLLPFSLVQLVXCPRRNQPVVVLNHPDVDVPEVLNVMKTIAKFKVMFXKFLLSKRTTNALLDSDCNFSRMAIEQFPLNRHRKLKPLSPVKERFVLKLTLKKTSKNKYQIVKNTSCNTLKAKFSCWFCXRPFDNQDDWVGHGQRHLMEATRDWNILV; the protein is encoded by the exons ATGCAATCTGGGAAAGAACAGCTTTGTTTTGATATTGAACAACAGACTACCATTTTAGGAGATAACGCTCCAAAGACATTTAATGAAATAGACCATAATTTAAGTATCATAACGCATAATGATTCTAGTATTCCAGTAACATACCAACCAGCATTTCCAGACAAAAACTTTTCGTATGAACTAAAAACTGTAAAAATTGAATTGCCCAAGATAACCATTTCTGATGCCATTTCATTAAAACATGGTGCTGATGGGGAGAAAAAGTTCTGTCTCCAAAAGCGACAAACTGCACGAAAATCATTAAAATCAGGAGCTATAAATGGAAATCATTCTGTTCGTCCAGGAGGACAGACTAAGCATCTGAAAGTGGAAGCTGAAGAAGAGGGAATTaacacaacagcaaagatacttaATTTTAGCTGCACAAAGTGCAAAGATGATACCAAATATAGCCCAAATGATCTTCAGAAACATTTTCAGCTGTTGCATCGTGGTGAACTGCCTTCATATCCTTGTGAGATGTGTACATTTTCAGCACATGATTTTCAGTCATTCAAACAGCACCGGCGTACTCATCGTAGTACTTTAGTTAAATGTGAAATTTGTAACGATGAGCAGTTGTACACATTGCTGGATTTGACAAAGCATTTCACATCAAAGCATTGTGTACATGGACATTTTCGTTGTGAAAAGTGCAAGTTTTCTACCCGGGATGTTGGCACATTTGTGCAGCATATTCACAGGCACAATGAAATCCAGTATGTCTGCGGTAAATGCAATCATGTCAGTTTTACCAAAGGAGAATCTCAGCGACACCTTGTTGTTCATACTGGAACATATCCATTCAGTTGTCAGTATTGCAGCTATAGTGCGACACGGAAGGATTACATTATAAAACATGTTTTTGCTTTGCACAGAGAT CAGTTGTGTATAAATGATAAGCTTGACAAGGACAGTTGTGAAAAAAGATTAGTAAAGACAACTTCTGGACTGAAGCTTGTTTTGAGTCGTTACAAAACAGGAGGATCCAAAAAGGTGCTCTGGAGGCAG AAAAACACCGATACTGGAGCAGATGCCGTAGTGGAAATAAATGGACATGCACTTAGAAATACAGATATTGATGAGC AATCTGAAGATCAAAGCCAGTATGTGGAAGTGTTACACCaagtaaaggaagaaaaagatcAGACTTATCATAATA CAAGAAATATGGAAGGAGAAGATCCATCAGCAGCCATCATAAGAGATAAACCAGATGGACCGAGTGTTGGTGCCAGTTGTTTAAAAGATGCAATCCATGGACCCACAGTTCTTATggtgaaaaataataaaatatctgtACCAGCAAATTACTGTGCTAAATTATGGGGTTTAAGGTGGTAAAACGGACGACAACACATTGTATTAAAACTACTTCCTACAAATGGACAAAATGTTAATGCATGTGATCTCCAACCAGAAGCAGTAGAAG TTCATTCAAAGGGTACTTCTAGAACTCATGAAGTCTCTTCTAGAAGTACAACTGCCCATGCAATTAAGTTGCATATGCAGCAGTTTAAGCAACCTCAGTCAGTATCTGATGCTCATTCCTTGAATAAAGCAAATATAGAGAAACAAAATACATCATCCACCGCAGTTCAGCCAAGCTCAGAAAAGACGATAGGAACTCCAGGTGCAGCGTCTGCCACTCAAACTCACACTCTAAATTCATGTAGCAAATCTACAAGGATAATTAGTCAAGAG TTTGAAAATGTCCTTGTTACAGATCAGACActacaaataaagacaaatgctACTAAAGAACATGTACCTAGTCAATCGTTTTCTCACCAGAATAGCATACATATTAAGTCGGATTCATCTGGATCTCCATTATTATTGAAAGACAGAAATCTTGATGATACTGCACCATCATCATCAGAACGATTAAGATTTAGCCAAGGGCAAGAATCTGTTCATAAGGTGAGAACAGATTACTGTAATCCCACAAATGaggaagtttatgaagaatatttACCTAACCAGTCATTTGCTCTCCAGAGCAGCATAAATAGTGTGTCATCTGGATCCTCATCAATGAAAAACGGGAATCCTGATGACTGTTGGTTTCTACCATCACAAATCAGTACAATTGATAGACAAGAAAACATTGTAGATACCAATTTAACGTCTACATCTAAGAGTAATAGTGAAACATTCCTTTTCGAGGCAAAACAAGATATTGTTTATAACACCCTGCCTGAAACCTTTAATGAGAAATCTAATCAGCTGGAAAATAGTATTGATAATGATAGTTTATATACCATGCCAGAAATTACATCTGTTTTTTCCTTACAGAATGAACAAGCTTCTGGCATTTTGCTTCAAGATTTACCGCAGATTAGACTGAAAAGAAAAC GTAGAGGAAACATTTCTACACCAGAAGCTAAAATGATGAAATGGTCAA AGAGCCTTCTGTCCATTGGTAATACCCTCTCTTCTGCAAAATATGCAGCAACAACAGGCAGTTTATCAAGTTTACTCTCAACCACAACCAAAGGTTACATGAACATAAACAGTAGTACAACAAATTCAGATAAATATTGTGCCAAACAGATACCAATAACTTTATGTAATTCagaaaaaacagacagattatcTCAAAATCCATCTGTTGGCCCAATGC AACCACAGTCTGATGTATTAACACAACAGTTTGTAAATAAGGTTTGTGTAAATGCAAAAAGTCCTTTTGATATAGGATCTTtaaaaacaagacaaataagaccATTGACAGTATCAGAAGGGAGCAATGCAGTTTTAGTTCACTCATCAAAGAAAGTTCTTGTGCCATTGCATCTGGCTAACCAGCCAGCATTATCAAACACTCATacagggaagggggaccctgtaTCTGGTCTTATAAATAAAGGGTCAAGAGTGGTCCTGACGTTTAGCAGTGGGACATTTGGTGCAGTTGCAAATGTCAGTGGAAACTGTTCTCAGGTTTTAGGTACTGTTAACTGTAGCAAGGGTAAAATATCATCTGCTTCAAAGCTGGCAATGAAAATGGACAATTCAAGCATTGCGTATAATTCATCAGCAGCTGCTTTTAATGACTCTGTTTCTTCGGTAGCTAACTGTAAAAGCATGTCATTGAGTGGACCAGTGATTATTAAAGATTCAGCTGGTGTATCTTCAAAGGGAATATCTTCTGTAAACAAAAGCACAGTTTCTACATTATTTAAAAAGTTACCCATGGGTACAAGTGTTGTGCAATACAACACTGCACAGACAGGTGTAGTTGCAACATCTGATACCTTACAATCAATGAAGGAGCACCAAGAGACTCAACAGAAGCAATCTATTTATGCAATTTTACCTAATG GACCAGTTCTTCTGAAATATGTTGCAGCAAGCAGGACTG GTACCAACAATATTTTGCAGGATAGTATAGTCAATCAAAATTCACAACCAAAGAATAGTGAAGGCATGCATAAAAATGTCTTGTTGAAACTTTTGAACAGCGCATCTCTTAGTTTACCTGCTGTTTCAAAGAATCAATCCCAAATAAATTCCACATCCtcattaaatttaaaaaacacgCAGTCTCTTCAGAGCTCTTCACATGAGCGAAGACCAGCAATTATTAGCGAAGTCTTACCAGATAATTTGATACCAGCAAAATCTGTTTGGCAAGTCCTAATTCAACAAATTCGCACAAG AATAACAACTTGTAAGCAAAACAGTGCTAGAAACCCAAAGGATAAATGGAATATCgggaacaaaattacaaaaagcAAAGCTCATCCACAGAAAACTGACAAAAGAAATTCTGAAATAGTAACTAAAT AGAACAGGAGTGTAAAACGGAAACCTATGGATGATTTGTGGGAACCGCCTACAAAAAGAACATTGCACAGAAAGTGTAAAAGAAAGAACCAAATTGAAAATGTTGATCAGGCATCTGACATATCCAGTCTGGCAGCTTCAAAAGACACTGTGAGAACGCTACGGCTTCTTCCTTTCAGCTTAGTTCAACTTG CATGCCCTCGAAGAAATCAACCAGTTGTGGTTTTGAATCATCCTGATGTGGATGTTCCTGAAGTACTAAATGTAATGAAAACCATTGCTAAATTTAAGGTCATGTTCTGAAAGTTTTTATTGTCAAAAAGAACAACTAATGCACTTCTAGACTCTGACTGCAATTTTTCTAGAATGGCTATAGAACAGTTTCCGTTGAACAGGCACAGAAAGCTAAAACCTCTTAGTCCTGTGAAAGAGAGGTTTGTGTTAAAATTAACACTGAAGAAGACCAGCAAAAATAAGTATCAAATTGTAAAAAAT ACCTCTTGTAATACCCTGAAAGCTAAATTTAGTTGCTGGTTTT GTAGGCCATTTGACAATCAAGATGATTGGGTTGGACATGGACAACGCCATTTGATGGAAGCCACTAGAGACTGGAATATACTAGTGTAA